From the Paracholeplasma manati genome, one window contains:
- a CDS encoding aminoglycoside phosphotransferase family protein, producing the protein MASLQVIGRGKIATIYTDGTYAFKTYPESFPTAWIHYEYQTHQAVFEHTDLPLIRYKYLDGQRQIQMDYIQGKTLADRMRKDKYKQGLEDFVQLQILIFKHSVPTLNDAFKVFESQIKQAHLNPELQEKALQSLNKIEFKQQLCHLDFHLENILFDGQKYIIIDWVNAKQGNPVMDIARSYIIFKQYAQRMANKYLRLICNAMSIEEADVYKAIPLMAFLRLLENDTDPFRHTLESYILEENHA; encoded by the coding sequence TGGCAAAATCGCTACGATTTATACCGATGGAACCTATGCGTTTAAAACCTATCCCGAATCATTTCCGACCGCTTGGATTCATTATGAATATCAAACCCATCAAGCGGTTTTTGAGCATACCGATTTACCGCTTATTCGATACAAATACCTGGATGGACAAAGACAAATTCAAATGGATTATATCCAAGGGAAAACGTTAGCTGACCGGATGCGTAAGGATAAATATAAACAAGGATTAGAGGATTTTGTTCAACTACAAATTCTAATCTTTAAGCATTCAGTACCCACATTGAATGATGCTTTTAAGGTATTCGAATCACAGATTAAACAGGCACATTTAAACCCAGAGCTTCAGGAAAAAGCCCTTCAAAGCTTGAACAAAATCGAATTCAAACAACAATTGTGTCATTTGGATTTTCACTTAGAAAATATCCTCTTTGATGGCCAAAAATACATCATCATCGATTGGGTGAATGCGAAACAAGGCAATCCAGTGATGGATATTGCGAGATCCTATATCATCTTTAAACAATACGCTCAACGAATGGCCAATAAATACCTAAGACTCATATGCAATGCCATGTCTATAGAAGAAGCCGATGTATACAAGGCGATACCGCTGATGGCTTTCCTACGATTACTCGAAAATGATACAGACCCATTTAGACATACCTTAGAATCTTATATTTTGGAGGAGAATCATGCCTAA
- a CDS encoding ATP-binding protein, producing the protein MAKLIVFTGGLATLKTTLSKQISKDLGILCLNKDDLKAVLVDHIGFQNREENKKLSVATVQAMIEISHQAKLAGQNIIIEANFKAHELKDILNKSGFSKQEIITIFLYGNPKVLYDRYVQRQHTRHIAHTSTGLLSYETFEASLKEHRLEDALGKIINYDTTIFNPGDYAVLKNKIESLLNQPNGGSHAL; encoded by the coding sequence ATGGCTAAATTGATTGTTTTTACAGGTGGTCTCGCAACCCTTAAAACCACTTTATCCAAACAAATATCCAAAGACTTGGGTATTTTATGTTTAAATAAAGACGATCTTAAAGCGGTGCTTGTTGACCACATCGGTTTTCAAAATCGAGAAGAAAACAAAAAGCTTTCGGTCGCAACCGTTCAAGCCATGATCGAAATATCCCACCAAGCGAAACTCGCTGGTCAAAACATCATCATCGAAGCCAATTTTAAAGCCCATGAACTGAAAGATATTTTGAATAAATCGGGGTTTTCAAAACAAGAAATCATTACGATATTTTTATATGGAAATCCAAAGGTATTGTATGACCGCTATGTTCAAAGACAACATACGCGTCACATCGCCCATACATCCACAGGGTTGTTATCCTACGAAACATTCGAAGCTTCTTTAAAAGAACATCGTTTGGAAGATGCATTAGGAAAAATCATTAACTATGATACGACGATCTTTAATCCAGGAGATTACGCCGTATTAAAAAACAAAATAGAATCCTTATTGAATCAACCTAATGGAGGTTCACATGCCTTATAG
- a CDS encoding helix-turn-helix transcriptional regulator has protein sequence MIDTMKVGLKIAQYRKDLQLTQDDLANRLNITRQALSKWENGTSLPSIELLTDLCQLFQTNVENLLCLNETTTIEDEHNLFKNHSRLYIINRIIKGEINVNIPDVFYQFSPLERMKILKAIKEDKLDCNLRDLAVRLTQSEHKYLFNTIKRGGII, from the coding sequence ATGATAGATACCATGAAAGTCGGACTTAAAATTGCCCAATATCGAAAAGACTTACAACTGACTCAAGACGATCTGGCCAATCGATTGAACATCACACGTCAAGCCTTATCTAAATGGGAAAATGGGACCAGTTTACCTTCAATCGAACTCTTAACCGATTTATGTCAGTTATTTCAAACGAATGTCGAGAATCTCCTTTGTTTGAATGAAACCACCACGATTGAAGACGAACACAATCTATTTAAAAACCACAGTCGACTATATATCATCAACCGAATCATCAAAGGAGAAATCAACGTGAACATACCTGATGTGTTTTACCAGTTTTCACCCTTAGAAAGGATGAAAATCCTAAAAGCAATCAAAGAAGACAAACTGGATTGCAATCTACGAGATCTAGCAGTTCGCTTAACACAAAGCGAACATAAGTATTTATTCAATACCATTAAAAGAGGAGGCATTATCTAA